The following is a genomic window from Spirosoma foliorum.
AGCTGGCATGACGACTTTCGAGGGCGATATACGTCTCAATAACCAATGGAGCCTCAAGAAACAGTCGGTGGCCTATCGGAGCCTGGTGAATTTTGCAGAGGCAGAACCCATATTTCCCGAATTTTTAACGGGCACCGAACTCATCCAGCTTTTTAAATCGGCAAAAAAAGCACCCAGTCATCAGGAAGATTTCTTTCTGGAAAGTATGCAGATGACAGCTTACGTAGGCGATCCTATCAGCACGTATTCGAGTGGGATGCTTAAAAAGCTTTCCCTTGTTCTGGCTTTTTTAGGCCAGCCCAGTTGTATTCTGTTAGACGAACCGCTGACGACCCTTGACGTCGAATCACTTCCTATCCTGTATTCCTGGATTGCTAGCCAGTACCAGGCCCAGCAAACGCTCTTTTTGTTATCATCCCATCAATCATTCGAAGGTGAGCTTTTGTCGAATGTGCAGGAAATACGAATTGAGCATAAAACGGTACAGTTTACCTTATGAAAAGGCCCCTTATCCGCGTTTTAATCAAAATCGTGGCCAACGGTTTTTATCAGACCCATACCGGCTTATTGCTATCCCTGTTCATCGTTATTTTTATCAATTTTTTTTACACCAGTGTACTCAATCAGACGCACCTGACTCAGGAGCAAATTATTCTGAATGCCTTAAAACTGGTTCTTACGTCGGTTAGCGAACCACTGGGCGTAGTGTTCCTGTTTGGACTTTGCTTCCTGTATCATGTAAAGAGCTGGCAATATGTAGCGGGGCGGTTGAAAGGCGTAGATGTTCAGTTTTTGTATTACAGCAGTACGGCCTTAAGTTGGTCGCGGCAGATTCAATCCTGGGCCGTCGTTCAACTGGTGATATCCCTACCGATGATCATCTTAGGGCTATTTGCCATGATCATCGGGCTAAACTTTGGTCACTGGGTCATTCCGTTAGTGCTCCCTGTTTATCTGCTCACACTTGTTTTCTACGGTGCCTGGTACTATACGGGGCTAATCAATAATAGGATTGATGAACCGGTAAAAGCTAATGAACTAAGCTGGCTCAGAAGCTGGCCCAAGCCCCTTTTTAGCCTGTTTTTGTACGACGTGATTCAGAAGAAACGGGTTGCTTATGCCATAACAAAAGCCGTGTCCCTGATTAGTATTGCGCTTATCTTTAGCCTATTCCCAGACTCCCATACGGATGCGCGATTGTTTGGAATTATAAGTATCTGTGTTGCTCTTGCGCATGTCATTCTGATCTATCAGTCGAGTGAATTTGAGTTGTTTTATCTACGTTTTGCTCGAAATTTTCCCTACAGCCAGTGGCAATTATACGGCCAGCAAGCCGCTCTATATGGTTTACTGCTGCTCCCTGAAATCGTGTGTTTACTGGTGCTAGGTGGGTTCGGTCTGGGCTTGATTGGCGCTTGTTTACTACTCAGCACTGCGCTATTATTTCGTAGCCTTCTTTACAAGCTTGGCCAACGGATGGAGACGTATTTACGGTCGATATTCGGGCTGTTTATTCTTTTTCTGTTACTCATACTCTTTGGCTTCACCGGATTCCTGGTCGTTGGGAACGCAATGGCTGCCTGGGGACTCCTATATCGCTATCAGTATCAGGCGCTGGGGTAGAGGTATGATGAAAGCGACATCTGACGGGCCATCCTTTGTTGGGCGTAGGCTCTGGACTACGCTGTGGCGTTATCCGGTCTGATTGAGATTAAAAAATAAACGCGGTTTATTTTTTAATCTCACCGGGTTAAAACCCGGCGCAAAAACATAGAATGAATGAACTGCACCAGGTTAAAACCCGGTGAGATTGAAAAGAACATAGAAAAGTATTTTCCTCGATTAATTAGTGAAAATAAATAAGACCGGATAACACTCGAACGTAGTACATACTACGCTCAACAGTGGAGACTCAGTCTTTCGACGGATACGTATTCAGTAGCGTTTGGGCTTCTGCTGCGGTTAGTAGCGAAACGCAGCCATGCCTGGCGTCGGGAGGAAAATTGACATTTTCTTCCACTCTCCAGTGAATCAAATCGGGTGATGAAGACACGCCAAACCGATTCGTCATGCAATAGTCATAAAACAATAGCCAGCTTTTTTGGAGAGGATCTTTGAGCACAGTTGGGCCTTCGGTAATTACCGGGACGATCTGACCCTGATTTAAGGGGCCGTTGACGGGACTGTATGGTCCCTCCAGGTTCTTGGATGTCGCTACCCGAATCGCCCTTCTTTCGCCGGTTTTGGCACCAAACTCTTCCTCTTTATGAAAGAGATAATAAGTCCCATTCTGTTTGAGTAACGTCCCGTCGATTACCGAATAAGGTGGATTGAAAAAAACGCTGGCTGGGGTAAACGTTTTCCAGTCGCGTGTCCGGCAAGACCACAACCGACTTTCTTTCCAGCCTGCATCTTTAAACGACGAAGACCAGAATAAGACATATTCCTTGGTTTTGTCGTCGTAAAACCATTCGGGCGCCCAAATATTTCCGGCAAAAGCCCCTGATTCGCTTCGCACGTCTTTCATCAAGGGCAGCGAACCTTCCACCTGCCAATGGATCAAATCCGTTGAGGTGATGTAGAGGCAACTTGGGCCTACTTTCTCCCGATCGTTTCTGTTTCCGCCCCCGGTAGATAATATGCGCCAAAGTCCATCGGGCCCTCTCCGCACGTAAGGATCACGAACGTGGTGTTCCCATACGGGTTTGTTGTCATTTAAGGGTGTCCAGTGGCGTCCATCGGTCGATAAGGCGATGTGCAGTTTATTAATCAGCATGGGGTCTGGCAAGGGGACTTCAACTGTATTGCCCTTGGCGTCAATCTCAATGCGTGTCGGATAGCGTTGACGGAAGTATGTCAGCATCCAGACTGGTTTATCTTTTTCGATAGTCAGTGGCGGATTGACTTTTACCTGTTCGGAGGCTGATTTGGATTGAGCTAAAGCTCCTCCCACTGAGATCGTTAAGCTAATAATTAAGACGGTAAGCTTCATCGTTGCAAATTCTTATTGACCAGAAAAGCGCGTAGTGACTGACTTCTCCTTAGCGCTTTCCCTTAGAGCCGTGCCACGGTTAGGCATGATGTTCAGTAGAACCGTGGTACGGCTCTAAGGGGAAGCGTTACTTCTAGGCAGAATCTCGACAAATGAAACGAGAATCTGTTTAGAAAAGCGCTTTTTCCGGTTCTAAAATCCCTTAAATGATTTTCAGACGCTCTTCTTCCAAATCTAGCTGGTACAATTGATTACGGATGATTTCTTCATCAATCTGCGGGTCTTTGTTTAGCTCTGTGAGGTATTGCCGCTGGATCTCGAGTAATTCGACAAAGAGAATTTTTGTTTTGCCGTTCATCCAGCTATCGTCTGTTGCTTTGGCACGTTCTTCCCATTGCTTGAGGATTTTTTCCAGACCTGCATTGCCATTGGGTTCGCTTTCATATTTGTTTTTCAGAAACTGATAGACGTGCTGTTTCAGGCCATGTTTCATTTTCTGCTTGCTCGATTCCTCCGATTCGCCGTCTAGCCCTTGAAATAAACCCGACCGGGTTATGATATAGGGTAGTGTAAGTCCCTGAACCAGAAGTGTAAGCAGGATCACTACGAAGGTGATAAACAGAATGAGGTTTCTCTCCGGAAAAGGACTGCCATTGTCTAAGGTAATGGGTATGGCTAAAGCTGCTGCCAGCGAGACAACCCCACGCATTCCTGTCCAGCCTAATAAAAGTGGTATCAGGAAACGGCCTA
Proteins encoded in this region:
- a CDS encoding ABC transporter ATP-binding protein — encoded protein: MLQINQFSKAYNRHVVLQVDDFTIKPGIYWVRGMNGSGKSTFLKALAGMTTFEGDIRLNNQWSLKKQSVAYRSLVNFAEAEPIFPEFLTGTELIQLFKSAKKAPSHQEDFFLESMQMTAYVGDPISTYSSGMLKKLSLVLAFLGQPSCILLDEPLTTLDVESLPILYSWIASQYQAQQTLFLLSSHQSFEGELLSNVQEIRIEHKTVQFTL
- a CDS encoding glycoside hydrolase family 43 protein; amino-acid sequence: MKLTVLIISLTISVGGALAQSKSASEQVKVNPPLTIEKDKPVWMLTYFRQRYPTRIEIDAKGNTVEVPLPDPMLINKLHIALSTDGRHWTPLNDNKPVWEHHVRDPYVRRGPDGLWRILSTGGGNRNDREKVGPSCLYITSTDLIHWQVEGSLPLMKDVRSESGAFAGNIWAPEWFYDDKTKEYVLFWSSSFKDAGWKESRLWSCRTRDWKTFTPASVFFNPPYSVIDGTLLKQNGTYYLFHKEEEFGAKTGERRAIRVATSKNLEGPYSPVNGPLNQGQIVPVITEGPTVLKDPLQKSWLLFYDYCMTNRFGVSSSPDLIHWRVEENVNFPPDARHGCVSLLTAAEAQTLLNTYPSKD